The Celeribacter marinus genome window below encodes:
- a CDS encoding RSP_2648 family PIN domain-containing protein, translating into MKVLLDACVLYPTVMREVLLSVAAKGHFTPLWSDRILEEWARAARKIGPTGEAQARGEVALVRAAWPASSVSQYEGLERGLYLSDENDIHVLAAAIKGSADILLTMNAKDFPRHVLAEEGVERRDPDGFLWEIWSHHPEDVAQAVEQVRQTAERLSGQPWDMRALLKKARLPKLGKALTA; encoded by the coding sequence GTGAAAGTGCTGCTTGACGCTTGTGTGCTTTACCCCACGGTGATGCGCGAAGTGTTGTTATCGGTTGCGGCCAAAGGGCATTTTACCCCCCTTTGGTCGGACCGTATTTTGGAAGAATGGGCGCGTGCCGCCCGTAAAATTGGCCCCACGGGCGAGGCGCAAGCGCGTGGTGAAGTGGCACTTGTTCGCGCCGCGTGGCCCGCGTCCTCCGTCTCGCAATATGAGGGGTTGGAGCGCGGTCTTTATCTGAGCGACGAGAATGATATTCACGTTTTAGCCGCAGCCATTAAGGGCAGTGCGGACATTCTGTTGACCATGAATGCCAAAGATTTCCCCCGACATGTCCTTGCCGAAGAGGGCGTAGAGCGCCGCGATCCGGACGGATTCTTGTGGGAAATCTGGAGTCATCACCCCGAGGATGTGGCGCAGGCTGTCGAGCAGGTACGCCAAACGGCGGAGCGTCTTTCGGGTCAGCCGTGGGACATGCGTGCTTTGCTCAAAAAGGCGCGTTTGCCAAAACTGGGCAAGGCGCTAACCGCCTAG
- a CDS encoding YbaK/EbsC family protein, protein MSKSLKRVTQALSEAALPCDILEMDGETRTAAQAAEQAGCLLDQIAKSIIFQGTDSGTVYLFVTAGGNMVDADKAAHLTGEPLGRADGKTVRAVTGFAIGGVSPVGHLSPPHSYFDPRLDDFDTIWAAAGTPRHIFAIRPADLLRISGAKQADFTA, encoded by the coding sequence ATGTCCAAAAGCCTCAAACGTGTGACCCAAGCTCTGAGTGAGGCTGCACTCCCCTGTGACATACTGGAAATGGATGGCGAGACGCGCACTGCCGCACAGGCCGCTGAACAGGCGGGGTGCCTGCTTGACCAGATTGCAAAATCGATCATCTTTCAAGGCACGGATAGCGGCACGGTGTATCTGTTCGTCACCGCCGGCGGCAATATGGTCGACGCGGACAAAGCGGCACACCTCACAGGCGAGCCATTGGGGCGCGCGGACGGTAAAACAGTGCGCGCGGTGACAGGTTTTGCGATTGGTGGCGTCTCCCCCGTTGGACATCTAAGCCCGCCGCACTCCTATTTTGATCCGCGCCTTGATGATTTTGATACGATTTGGGCCGCTGCCGGCACCCCGCGCCATATATTTGCAATCCGACCGGCGGATTTATTGCGTATTTCGGGCGCAAAACAGGCGGATTTTACGGCCTAG
- a CDS encoding RDD family protein — protein sequence MSHIDQDIWGLPDPVSQAGFYDSVPTKRLLAFVVDLIIIVVLSALVVPLTAFTGIFFFPFIVAVVSFAYRVVTIANGSATLGMRLMGIEFRTSKGERFDLGYALLHTLMFTAWGLMFIVQVASVILMLTTARKQGLTDLILGTAAINRPSRF from the coding sequence ATGAGCCATATTGACCAAGACATTTGGGGCCTCCCCGACCCTGTGAGCCAAGCAGGCTTTTACGACAGCGTCCCGACCAAGCGTCTATTGGCGTTTGTGGTCGACTTGATCATCATTGTCGTTCTATCCGCGCTTGTTGTTCCGCTTACCGCATTTACCGGTATCTTCTTTTTCCCGTTTATCGTTGCGGTGGTGAGTTTTGCCTACCGTGTCGTCACCATCGCCAACGGGTCGGCCACATTGGGGATGCGCCTCATGGGGATCGAGTTTCGCACGTCAAAGGGCGAGCGCTTTGATCTTGGCTATGCCCTCTTGCACACGTTGATGTTTACCGCATGGGGATTGATGTTCATCGTCCAAGTTGCCTCTGTCATTTTGATGCTGACCACGGCGCGCAAACAAGGATTGACCGATCTCATCCTCGGCACCGCAGCGATCAACCGCCCCTCACGGTTTTAG
- the edd gene encoding phosphogluconate dehydratase: MSLNATIAAVTQRIIDRSRPTREVYLARMTQAAEDGPVRAHLTCGNQAHAYAAMGEDKASLAGGRAPNLGIITAYNDMLSAHKPFESYPDLIRAAARESGGTAQVAGGVPAMCDGVTQGQPGMELSLFSRDTIALAASVGLSHNCFDAALYLGVCDKIVPGLVMAAATFGHVPSVFVPAGPMASGLPNDEKAKVRQQFATGEVGRDKLMEAEMASYHGIGTCTFYGTANTNQMLMELMGLHLPGASFVNPETDLRDALTKAAAKRAMEITALGNDFRPAGHILDEKAFVNGLVGLMATGGSTNLVLHLPAMARAAGIILDLQDFSDISEVTPLMAKVYPNGLADVNHFHAAGGLGYMIGELLGAGLLHEDVKTIAGDGLGLYTKEPKLKNGEIVFEEGTTVSLNDKILRPVTDAFQTTGGLKELKGNIGRGVMKVSAVAPERRIVEAKARVFHDQRDVKPAFQAGEFTEDTVVVVRFQGPRANGMPELHSLTPTLAVLQDRGLKIALVTDGRMSGASGKVPACIHVSPEALAGGAIAKIRDGDMVRVDAVAGTLEVLEEGFDAREPATADLSANAFGIGRELFDIFRQNAGNATEGAASIL; the protein is encoded by the coding sequence ATGTCGCTCAATGCCACCATCGCCGCCGTCACCCAACGCATCATCGACCGCTCCCGCCCCACCCGCGAGGTCTACCTCGCGCGGATGACACAAGCGGCAGAGGACGGCCCCGTGCGTGCGCACCTCACCTGCGGCAACCAAGCACACGCCTATGCAGCAATGGGCGAGGACAAAGCTTCATTGGCGGGCGGACGCGCGCCCAACCTTGGCATCATCACCGCCTACAACGACATGCTATCGGCACATAAACCGTTTGAGAGCTATCCCGACCTGATCCGCGCTGCGGCACGCGAAAGCGGCGGCACGGCGCAAGTTGCAGGCGGCGTACCCGCGATGTGTGATGGCGTCACCCAAGGACAGCCGGGCATGGAGTTGTCACTATTCTCGCGCGACACGATTGCACTTGCTGCCTCTGTCGGACTGTCACACAATTGCTTTGACGCCGCCTTGTACCTTGGGGTCTGTGACAAGATCGTACCGGGTTTGGTGATGGCTGCGGCGACATTCGGCCATGTCCCATCGGTGTTCGTGCCCGCGGGTCCAATGGCCTCGGGTCTGCCCAACGATGAAAAGGCCAAGGTCCGTCAACAATTCGCCACGGGCGAAGTGGGCCGCGACAAATTGATGGAGGCCGAAATGGCCTCGTATCACGGCATCGGCACCTGCACCTTTTACGGCACCGCCAACACCAACCAGATGCTGATGGAGTTAATGGGTCTGCACCTGCCGGGGGCGTCCTTTGTGAACCCAGAGACGGATTTGCGCGATGCACTGACCAAAGCTGCGGCCAAACGCGCGATGGAGATCACCGCCCTTGGCAATGATTTCCGCCCTGCGGGTCACATTCTGGATGAGAAAGCCTTTGTAAACGGGCTTGTCGGCCTGATGGCCACGGGCGGCTCCACCAACCTTGTGTTGCACCTGCCCGCAATGGCGCGTGCCGCAGGGATCATCCTTGATCTGCAAGATTTCTCCGACATTTCCGAAGTCACCCCGCTGATGGCAAAGGTTTATCCTAACGGATTGGCCGATGTGAACCATTTCCACGCGGCGGGCGGTCTGGGCTATATGATCGGCGAATTGCTTGGCGCGGGTCTCTTGCATGAGGATGTCAAAACCATCGCGGGGGACGGGCTTGGCCTGTATACCAAAGAGCCAAAACTCAAGAACGGCGAGATTGTATTCGAAGAGGGCACCACAGTTAGCCTGAACGACAAAATCCTGCGCCCTGTGACGGATGCGTTCCAAACAACGGGCGGCCTAAAAGAGCTGAAAGGCAACATCGGACGTGGCGTGATGAAAGTCTCCGCCGTGGCCCCCGAGCGCCGCATTGTCGAGGCGAAAGCCCGCGTGTTCCACGATCAGCGCGATGTCAAACCCGCGTTCCAAGCGGGAGAATTTACCGAGGACACGGTTGTGGTTGTCCGGTTCCAAGGGCCACGCGCCAACGGGATGCCCGAGCTGCACTCGCTCACACCCACGCTAGCCGTATTGCAAGATCGCGGGTTGAAAATTGCACTTGTCACTGACGGGCGCATGTCGGGCGCATCGGGCAAAGTGCCTGCCTGTATCCACGTCTCACCCGAGGCTCTTGCAGGCGGCGCTATTGCCAAAATCCGTGACGGCGACATGGTGCGCGTCGATGCCGTGGCCGGCACGCTCGAAGTGCTTGAAGAGGGGTTTGATGCTCGCGAGCCCGCGACTGCCGATCTGTCCGCAAATGCATTTGGCATTGGCCGCGAGTTGTTCGACATCTTCCGCCAGAACGCGGGCAACGCCACCGAAGGCGCGGCCTCCATCCTGTGA
- a CDS encoding vWA domain-containing protein, giving the protein MFLPFFERLRREGVPVSLREYLAFLEGMQAGLVTYDLDGVYYFARAAMVKDERNLDKFDRAFSASFEGLEGLSSSDVLSALDLPEDWLRREAEKFLSPEELDEIERLGGFDKLMETLKQRLNEQKERHQGGNKWIGTGGTSPFGAYGSNLEGVRIGQDRSRHGRAVKVWDKRDFKNLDDTVELGTRNIKVAMKRLRKWARDGAHEELDLDGTIRATAEHGYLDVKTRPERRNAVKVLMFFDIGGSMDGHIKIVEELFSAARTEFKHLEYYYFHNCLYEGVWRDNARRWEAQIPTREVFNTFGKDYKVIFVGDASMSPYEIAMRGGANEHWNEEEGALWLARARETWPDHLWLNPVPEHHWGYTQSIAMIRDIFEDRMVPMTLEGLERGFKMLGK; this is encoded by the coding sequence ATGTTCCTGCCGTTTTTCGAGCGCTTGCGGCGCGAAGGCGTCCCTGTGAGCTTACGCGAATACCTTGCGTTTCTTGAAGGGATGCAGGCGGGACTTGTCACCTATGACCTTGATGGCGTCTATTATTTCGCCCGCGCAGCTATGGTCAAGGACGAGCGCAATCTCGACAAGTTTGACCGCGCTTTTTCTGCTTCTTTTGAGGGGCTTGAGGGACTAAGCTCTAGTGATGTCCTAAGTGCGCTTGATCTGCCTGAGGACTGGTTGCGCCGTGAGGCGGAAAAGTTTCTGTCGCCCGAGGAGCTTGACGAGATCGAGCGCTTGGGCGGGTTCGATAAGCTCATGGAGACCCTCAAACAGCGCCTCAATGAGCAAAAAGAGCGCCACCAAGGTGGCAACAAATGGATCGGCACCGGCGGCACATCACCGTTTGGCGCCTACGGGTCCAACCTCGAGGGCGTGCGCATCGGCCAAGACCGTTCGCGCCACGGCCGCGCGGTCAAAGTCTGGGACAAACGTGACTTTAAAAACCTCGATGACACCGTAGAGCTGGGCACCCGCAACATCAAAGTGGCGATGAAACGTCTGCGCAAATGGGCGCGTGACGGCGCACATGAGGAATTGGACCTTGATGGCACAATCCGCGCCACCGCCGAACACGGATACCTCGACGTCAAAACCCGCCCCGAGCGGCGCAATGCGGTCAAAGTGCTGATGTTCTTTGATATCGGCGGCTCCATGGACGGGCACATAAAAATCGTCGAGGAGCTGTTTTCAGCCGCCCGCACAGAGTTCAAACACCTCGAATACTACTACTTTCACAACTGCCTGTATGAGGGGGTGTGGCGCGACAATGCACGGCGATGGGAGGCGCAAATCCCCACCCGCGAAGTGTTCAATACGTTCGGAAAAGACTACAAAGTGATCTTTGTCGGAGACGCCTCAATGAGCCCCTATGAGATCGCCATGCGCGGTGGCGCCAACGAGCATTGGAACGAGGAGGAAGGCGCACTATGGCTGGCGCGTGCGCGCGAGACATGGCCCGACCATCTGTGGCTCAACCCCGTCCCCGAACATCACTGGGGCTACACACAGTCCATCGCCATGATCCGTGATATTTTTGAGGACCGCATGGTGCCAATGACCCTTGAAGGACTAGAACGCGGGTTTAAAATGCTTGGGAAATAG
- the eda gene encoding bifunctional 4-hydroxy-2-oxoglutarate aldolase/2-dehydro-3-deoxy-phosphogluconate aldolase — protein MTPQDASLKAAAVCALAPVVPVLVVNDVAHARPLAEALVAGGLPALEVTLRTPCALDVIREMAKVEGGVVGAGTLLTPADVAAAIAAGAKFGVSPGVTDRLLDACEAQDLPLLAGTSTASDVMKLLERGYTVAKFFPAEANGGAPALKAIGGPLPQMKFCPTGGISLKNANDYLSLSNTLCVGGSWVAPNDLVVKGDWKAIEELAREAASLSR, from the coding sequence ATGACCCCGCAGGACGCCAGTCTGAAAGCCGCCGCAGTTTGTGCGCTCGCCCCCGTTGTTCCCGTTCTCGTGGTCAACGATGTGGCCCATGCCCGCCCGCTTGCCGAGGCGCTTGTCGCCGGTGGCTTGCCCGCTCTTGAGGTCACATTGCGCACGCCCTGCGCGCTTGACGTGATCCGCGAGATGGCAAAGGTTGAGGGCGGCGTGGTCGGTGCAGGTACGCTGCTGACCCCCGCCGATGTCGCCGCCGCGATTGCTGCGGGCGCTAAGTTTGGCGTCTCCCCGGGTGTCACAGACAGGCTACTAGACGCGTGCGAAGCGCAAGACCTGCCACTTTTGGCGGGCACCTCCACGGCGTCTGATGTCATGAAACTGCTTGAGCGCGGATATACCGTTGCCAAGTTCTTTCCCGCCGAGGCCAATGGCGGCGCACCTGCGCTCAAAGCCATCGGTGGACCACTGCCACAGATGAAGTTTTGCCCAACGGGCGGCATTTCACTAAAAAACGCCAATGATTACCTTAGCTTGTCAAACACGTTGTGCGTGGGCGGCTCGTGGGTGGCCCCAAATGATCTGGTCGTCAAAGGCGATTGGAAAGCGATTGAGGAACTGGCCCGCGAGGCCGCAAGCCTGTCGCGCTAA
- a CDS encoding DedA family protein translates to MTDSIFDAVIAYGIWGVMLSSFLSCLLIPIPTSLMMLAAGALAASGDLDLAPLIAATFLGAVMGDQTGFFIGRTGGARVLARLGARSPARKAVIARAEALVERRGGVGVFFSTWAVAPLGPYVNIAAGAARLPWIRFTVADIMGELIWVNVYVWTGYIFASNITEVSTLMSDVIGLLVATVVAAVALYWAKGVLKAQKNKRG, encoded by the coding sequence ATGACCGATAGCATATTTGACGCCGTCATCGCTTATGGCATTTGGGGCGTCATGCTCTCCTCGTTCCTGTCGTGTCTGTTGATCCCGATCCCGACCTCGTTGATGATGTTGGCCGCGGGCGCTTTGGCCGCATCTGGTGATCTGGACCTTGCGCCCCTTATTGCGGCGACATTTCTTGGCGCTGTTATGGGCGATCAAACGGGGTTCTTTATAGGACGGACCGGCGGCGCGCGGGTTCTGGCGCGTTTGGGTGCGCGCTCACCCGCACGCAAAGCGGTGATTGCGCGCGCTGAGGCGTTGGTCGAAAGACGTGGCGGTGTTGGTGTGTTTTTCTCGACATGGGCGGTGGCCCCACTTGGCCCTTACGTGAACATTGCCGCAGGTGCCGCGCGTTTGCCATGGATCCGCTTTACCGTGGCGGACATTATGGGCGAGCTGATTTGGGTGAACGTCTACGTCTGGACGGGGTATATCTTTGCGAGCAACATCACCGAAGTCAGTACGTTAATGTCGGATGTGATCGGTCTATTGGTGGCAACCGTTGTTGCCGCAGTTGCACTTTACTGGGCCAAGGGTGTGCTAAAGGCGCAAAAAAACAAGCGCGGCTAA
- a CDS encoding alpha/beta fold hydrolase, which translates to MWHWPRVVRHLPPERGQRHRRRGLHPVTTPCAPSSILFYHGLPGAPSDRTLLSTTAPTEAVDWLAALHTDAPFETAICAQFERLTQDRDPVHLIGFSLGAMAVLTLAARHPTRVSRVTLISPAGPWADGAFGDQMAGAPVFRAARRSRPRLTLLAVAQMTWLRFAPDLFLRTVFKSAHSTERALIAMPALRIHIVDGYARMFATHLHAYVRALRHYACAWTPTTLPAHIPVDLIQGTKDTWTPPDMARDLAARLGPQTHLTWIDDAGHYGALTALTDGPMPG; encoded by the coding sequence ATTTGGCATTGGCCGCGAGTTGTTCGACATCTTCCGCCAGAACGCGGGCAACGCCACCGAAGGCGCGGCCTCCATCCTGTGACAACGCCCTGTGCACCCTCATCGATCCTGTTTTACCACGGATTGCCCGGTGCGCCCTCTGATCGCACACTCTTGTCAACCACCGCCCCGACCGAGGCGGTGGATTGGCTGGCCGCATTGCACACAGATGCGCCGTTCGAGACTGCCATTTGCGCACAATTCGAGCGGCTCACACAGGACCGCGATCCTGTTCATTTGATCGGCTTCTCCCTTGGGGCCATGGCCGTTTTAACACTTGCAGCCCGCCACCCCACGCGTGTCTCCCGTGTCACGCTCATTTCCCCCGCAGGTCCGTGGGCTGACGGCGCGTTTGGTGATCAAATGGCGGGCGCACCCGTCTTTCGCGCGGCGCGCCGCTCACGACCACGCCTGACCCTCTTGGCTGTCGCACAGATGACGTGGCTGCGCTTTGCCCCTGATCTATTCCTGCGCACAGTGTTCAAATCGGCACACAGCACCGAACGCGCCCTGATCGCTATGCCTGCTCTGCGTATACATATTGTCGACGGCTACGCGCGGATGTTTGCCACCCATTTGCACGCCTATGTGCGCGCCCTGCGCCATTATGCCTGTGCATGGACCCCAACCACCCTGCCCGCGCATATCCCCGTGGACCTCATTCAGGGCACCAAAGACACATGGACGCCGCCGGATATGGCGCGTGATCTTGCCGCGCGCCTTGGCCCCCAGACCCATCTGACATGGATCGATGATGCGGGGCATTATGGCGCGCTCACCGCACTCACAGACGGGCCGATGCCTGGGTGA
- a CDS encoding RSP_2647 family RNA methyltransferase, translated as MTHPSSSFSTIRLKPKSNARAIRHGAPWVYDNELVMDRRTKSIPAGSIARLEDEERRFLALVAVNPNSRIVARVLDRDPDAVIDQTWFEARLSVALAHRETMFDQPFYRLVHAEADGLPGVVIDRFGDTAVVQPNAAWADVMIEPLCAALAKVAGLRTVVMNGTGRARSLEGLEEKTDILMGSVDAAIPVLMNGATYMADIMGGQKTGLFYDQRPNQAFTQRLVNGKRVLDVFSHVGGFALASLASGAAQAVSVDSSASALALAEQGADAMGASDRFVTRKGDAFDVMAALREEGELFDVVICDPPAFAPSKNTVEKGLRAYERVARMAAPLVKEGGYLGLCSCSHAADLDTFRGACNRGIGRAARSAQLIHTGFAGADHPLMPQLAESGYLKALFYRLMP; from the coding sequence ATGACGCATCCCTCTTCTTCTTTTTCCACCATTCGTCTCAAGCCCAAATCAAACGCACGTGCGATCCGTCACGGCGCGCCTTGGGTGTATGACAACGAACTGGTGATGGACCGCCGCACGAAATCAATTCCCGCAGGCAGCATTGCGCGCCTTGAGGATGAAGAACGCCGGTTTCTTGCCCTTGTGGCCGTAAATCCGAATTCGCGCATTGTGGCGCGGGTTCTTGACCGTGACCCTGACGCGGTGATTGATCAAACGTGGTTCGAAGCCCGCTTGAGCGTGGCTCTTGCCCACCGTGAGACGATGTTTGATCAACCGTTCTACCGTTTGGTCCATGCCGAGGCCGATGGCCTACCGGGTGTGGTGATCGACCGCTTCGGCGACACGGCAGTGGTGCAACCCAACGCCGCATGGGCCGATGTGATGATCGAGCCGTTGTGCGCCGCCCTTGCTAAAGTGGCGGGCCTGCGCACGGTGGTGATGAACGGCACAGGTCGGGCGCGCTCGCTTGAGGGGCTTGAGGAAAAGACCGATATTCTCATGGGCAGTGTCGACGCCGCAATTCCGGTGTTGATGAACGGGGCCACTTACATGGCCGATATCATGGGCGGTCAAAAGACAGGCCTGTTCTACGACCAGCGCCCGAACCAAGCGTTCACACAGCGTCTGGTCAACGGCAAGCGCGTGTTGGACGTGTTCTCACATGTGGGTGGTTTCGCCTTGGCGTCGCTTGCGAGCGGCGCGGCGCAAGCCGTCTCGGTTGATAGTTCCGCATCTGCATTGGCCTTGGCCGAACAGGGTGCGGATGCGATGGGCGCGTCCGATCGGTTTGTCACCCGCAAAGGCGATGCCTTTGACGTTATGGCGGCCCTGCGCGAAGAGGGTGAGCTGTTTGACGTGGTGATCTGTGATCCGCCCGCGTTTGCGCCGTCCAAGAATACCGTGGAAAAGGGTCTGCGGGCCTATGAACGCGTGGCGCGGATGGCTGCACCTTTGGTCAAAGAGGGCGGATATCTTGGTCTGTGCTCGTGTTCACATGCGGCCGATCTCGATACGTTTCGCGGGGCATGTAACCGTGGCATCGGTCGCGCGGCGCGCTCTGCACAACTGATCCACACGGGGTTTGCCGGTGCCGATCATCCGCTGATGCCGCAACTGGCCGAAAGTGGCTATCTCAAGGCGTTGTTCTACCGGCTGATGCCGTGA
- a CDS encoding DUF2852 domain-containing protein: MTYTASSHTALDARPGFLRRCEMWLDDKGKGAWIAATVMGFIFVWPVGLALLAYMIWGKKMSSCSKRSNHHNFRRHAGYAMKSSGNSAFDAYKAETLRRLEEEQGSFEAFLDRLRAAKDKAEFDQFMDDRTTKAQTETDVEATNKEDV; this comes from the coding sequence ATGACCTATACCGCATCCTCACACACTGCCCTTGACGCGCGTCCCGGCTTTTTGCGCCGTTGCGAAATGTGGCTCGACGACAAAGGCAAAGGTGCCTGGATCGCGGCCACGGTCATGGGATTTATCTTTGTCTGGCCCGTTGGCCTCGCACTTCTCGCCTATATGATTTGGGGTAAAAAAATGTCCAGCTGTTCAAAACGATCCAACCACCACAACTTCCGCCGTCACGCGGGCTACGCCATGAAATCGTCCGGAAATTCCGCGTTTGACGCCTACAAGGCCGAAACCCTGCGCCGCCTCGAAGAGGAACAAGGCAGCTTTGAAGCCTTCCTCGACCGTCTACGCGCCGCCAAGGACAAAGCCGAATTCGACCAGTTCATGGATGACCGCACGACCAAGGCACAGACTGAAACCGATGTCGAAGCGACCAACAAAGAAGACGTATAA
- a CDS encoding M48 family metallopeptidase — translation MLKFTPILLAVVYALVMYRFSVWRTTRELNEKSAELADAQLRPVFARLATALDLPKVKVHLYDIEPVNGLAAPDGRVFITRGFYQKFRQGEITAEEMASVIAHELGHVALGHSRRRMIDFSGQNAIRTALAMVLGRFLPGIGTYIANAVGSLLAARLSRQDEYEADAYASALMVKAGFGTAPQKSLFVKLNTLTGAGGAKRPEWFTSHPKSEDRIKAIEANEAKWGV, via the coding sequence ATGTTGAAGTTCACGCCCATCCTTTTGGCCGTTGTGTATGCGCTCGTCATGTACCGGTTTTCGGTCTGGCGCACCACGCGCGAGTTAAACGAGAAATCTGCCGAACTGGCGGACGCTCAATTGCGACCCGTGTTTGCACGTTTGGCAACGGCGCTCGATCTGCCAAAGGTCAAGGTGCATCTTTATGACATCGAGCCTGTCAACGGTTTGGCGGCGCCTGATGGGCGGGTGTTCATTACGCGCGGGTTTTATCAAAAATTCCGTCAGGGCGAAATCACAGCCGAGGAAATGGCCTCTGTCATTGCCCATGAGTTGGGTCATGTCGCCTTGGGCCATTCACGCCGCCGCATGATCGACTTTTCGGGTCAAAATGCGATCCGCACCGCGTTGGCTATGGTTTTGGGACGGTTTTTACCCGGTATAGGCACCTATATCGCCAATGCTGTCGGATCCCTGTTGGCCGCGCGCCTGTCACGCCAAGATGAATATGAGGCGGACGCCTATGCCTCCGCGTTGATGGTCAAAGCCGGATTTGGCACCGCGCCACAAAAGTCTCTGTTTGTGAAACTGAACACCCTGACGGGGGCCGGCGGGGCCAAACGACCCGAATGGTTCACAAGCCACCCCAAATCAGAAGACCGCATAAAAGCGATAGAAGCCAATGAGGCCAAATGGGGCGTCTAG
- a CDS encoding RSP_7527 family protein codes for MENITYVSLADIEQKAHALRAEAARNMGKAIATWVRARFAAKATVNGKLA; via the coding sequence ATGGAAAATATCACATACGTCTCTCTCGCTGACATCGAACAAAAAGCACACGCTCTGCGCGCCGAAGCTGCACGCAACATGGGCAAAGCAATCGCAACATGGGTGCGCGCACGTTTCGCCGCCAAAGCGACTGTTAACGGCAAACTGGCCTAA